In a single window of the Antennarius striatus isolate MH-2024 chromosome 3, ASM4005453v1, whole genome shotgun sequence genome:
- the LOC137592556 gene encoding nephrocan-like, whose translation MLWCRCGVLLFLCVCPLASIVMSYCPSGCCCPPPGLFVLCESLGLRSLPRSVPLSTSALSVARNQLCNVDHLLRPFSDLQELSLSHNLLSRFPRGLPPSLKSLLLQENLITYITSGVLQQLRNLTRLDLEDNRIRAIQPGAFQSLIKLQVLILKGNKLTSLPLNLPPSLTRLDLSANCISVLDLPSLSALVNLQVLQINSNCLRSVPESAFDGLPRLRSVDLANNLWVCQCDILYLYRWLLIGRVSMTTDLLCTEPTHLAHHLLLNLSVMSICPHVLKPNEKDISRTKSLNSKFEAQLEMLTVKTTGQSSAESFLSEQTSQESTVDLLSKESPETRVLLEQYSLGSLKYEECLYQNTTSVSPPHLKTTTYLPNKEQKCRDNITGQYPLVNSTAAEGTRSLISTNRDALWPTPHPLPRSQQDSAVVIALLSVLFVLVALLMVLMLILLKKVLLSQQRVAPLNVGCGG comes from the coding sequence ATGCTTTGGTGCAGATGTGGCGTCCTCCTGTTTCTCTGCGTCTGTCCCCTCGCCTCCATTGTGATGTCTTACTGTCCTTCTGGCTGCTGCTGTCCTCCCCCAggattgtttgtgttgtgtgagtCGCTGGGTCTTCGATCACTTCCACGCTCCGTCCCCCTTAGTACCTCGGCTCTATCCGTGGCCAGAAATCAGCTTTGCAATGTTGACCACCTGCTTCGGCCATTCTCTGACCTGCAGGAGCTCAGCCTTAGTCACAACCTGCTGTCCCGCTTCCCCCGTGGCCTGCCTCCCAGCCTTAAGTCACTGCTATTGCAAGAAAACCTCATTACCTATATCACCTCTGGCGTCCTGCAGCAACTCAGAAACCTCACTCGGCTAGATCTGGAGGACAACCGGATTCGCGCCATCCAACCAGGGGCATTTCAGAGTCTCATTAAGCTGCAGGTCCTGATACTAAAGGGGAACAAGCTCACAAGCCTCCCTCTGAATCTTCCTCCATCACTGACCCGTTTAGATCTGTCAGCAAACTGCATCTCTGTCCTGGACCTACCTTCACTCTCTGCCTTGGTCAACCTGCAGGTCCTTCAGATCAACAGCAACTGTCTACGTTCAGTCCCAGAGAGCGCCTTTGACGGCCTGCCACGTCTCAGATCCGTAGATCTCGCCAACAACCTGTGGGTGTGCCAGTGTGACATTCTGTATCTCTATCGCTGGCTGCTGATCGGCAGAGTGTCGATGACCACAGACCTGCTCTGCACCGAGCCCACTCATCTCGCCCACCATCTGCTTCTGAACCTCTCGGTTATGTCTATCTGTCCGCATGTCCTGAAGCCAAATGAGAAAGACATCTCCAGGACCAAATCTCTCAATTCCAAGTTTGAGGCGCAGCTGGAGATGCTGACAGTGAAGACCACTGGGCAGAGCTCAGCAGAAAGCTTTCTGTCAGAGCAAACGTCACAAGAAAGCACTGTTGATCTTCTTTCCAAAGAGAGTCCAGAAACTCGTGTGTTACTGGAACAATATTCTTTAGGGTCACTAAAGTATGAGGAGTGTTTGTACCAAAATACAACATCAGTCAGCCCGCCTCATTTGAAAACCACAACTTATCTCCCTAATAAGGAGCAGAAATGCAGAGACAACATCACAGGTCAGTACCCTCTGGTTAATTCTACTGCTGCTGAAGGGACACGGTCTTTGATTTCCACTAACAGAGACGCCCTTTGGCCGACTCCCCACCCACTACCACGCTCCCAACAGGACTCTGCAGTGGTCATTGCTCTGCTTTCTGTGTTATTTGTATTAGTAGCTCTGCTAATGGTGTTAATGCTGATTTTACTGAAAAAGGTTCTTCTTAGTCAACAGAGGGTGGCTCCGCTTAATGTGGGATGTGGTGGATGA
- the sart3 gene encoding squamous cell carcinoma antigen recognized by T-cells 3 → MAASGNAEQTQLQDMEEEDAGMEEREMESEEEEEDGMGSENTDDEEDDTSEDEKENEAEIQRLEEQLSINAFDYNCHVDLIKLLKHEGELHRLRKARQKMSELFPLTEEIWLDWLKDEIRLTEEEGNREKVYELFERAVKDYICPDIWLEYAQYSIGGMGSPGGMDKVRSIFERAVTAVGLHMTKGQTVWEAYREFENAILSTVQPPPGRIPSREEQELLKTQLERIHTLFRRQLAIPLVDMEATYAEYEEWSEHGVPETVMHQYKKVLQQMEKLKPFEDSLLAAEPPKLAEYQVYIDFEMKEGDPARIQITFERALAENCLVPDMWTKYTTYLDRQLKMKELVLSTHDRGVRNCPWTMSLWKGYVLALERHGADHHTVSDVFEKALNAGFIQATDYVEIWQAFLDYLRRRVDFSKESSKELEELRAAFSRSLDYMKQDVEERFGESGDPSCIIMQIWARIEALHCKNMQKARELWDNIMTRGNAKFANMWLEYYNLERSYGDTVHCRKALHRAVQCTSDYPEHVCDVLITFERVEGSLEDWDVAVQKTETRLNKINEQRAKAAEKEANLARQEEERADQRRKAKSDKKAQKKVQKGSRAGEKRKAEPDGYHNDWNEETIPKRQRGEEDMETETGLFGRNTPPAAKHTQQSSLAAAQKKDNDKPELRNDTNSVFISNLAYTLEDPEAKLRTLFETCGPIKQIRPVYSNKGSFKGYGYVQFESPVSVPEGLKLDRREIEGRPMFVSPCVDKNRNPDFKVFKYNTSVEKQKIFISGLPFSCTKEQLEEICRSHGALKDVRLVTYRSGKPKGLAYVEFANEAQASQAVLKMNNMEIDGNKISVAISNPPSRNKPGSSRPTSDPAPRQVYGSRGRGRTQLLLPRSLHRQSGLAGKVENGTAAKQVVGASGHAADSKPLSNSDFARMLVSK, encoded by the exons atggcagCGTCAGGCAACGCAGAGCAAACGCAGTTGCAAGatatggaggaggaagatgcgggaatggaagagagagagatggaatcggaggaagaagaggaagacggcaTGGGCAGTGAAAACACAGACGACGAAGAGGACGATACGTCGGAAGacgagaaagaaaatgaagccGAAATCCAGCGACTGGAGGAGCAG CTGTCCATCAATGCTTTTGACTACAACTGCCATGTTGATCTCATCAAGCTCCTGAAGCATGAGGGAGAGCTTCACCGCCTGAGAAAGGCCAGGCAGAAGATGAGTGAACTTTTCCCTCTCACTGAAG AGATCTGGCTAGACTGGCTCAAGGATGAGATCCGCCTGACTGAAGAGGAGGGAAATCGGGAGAAAGTGTATGAACTTTTTGAACGAGCTGTGAAAGACTATATCT GTCCGGATATCTGGCTTGAATATGCCCAGTACTCCATTGGTGGTATGGGTTCCCCCGGTGGGATGGACAAGGTGAGGTCTATCTTTGAGAGAGCTGTGACGGCTGTGGGGCTTCACATGACCAAAGGACAGACCGTGTGGGAGGCTTACAGAGAGTTTGAGAATGCTATTCTCTCCACAGTACAG CCTCCTCCTGGCAGGATTCCCagcagagaggagcaggagcTGCTGAAAACTCAGCTTGAGAGAATCCATACTCTGTTCCGCCGCCAACTGGCCATCCCCTTAGTAG ACATGGAAGCCACTTACGCAGAGTATGAGGAGTGGTCCGAACACGGGGTGCCTGAGACCGTCATGCATCAATATAAAAAGGTGTTGCAACAGATGGAGAAGTTGAAACCATTCGAAGACTCACTG CTGGCAGCAGAACCTCCTAAGCTGGCAGAGTATCAGGTCTACATTGACTTTGAAATGAAGGAGGGTGACCCAGCTCGGATCCAGATAACCTTTGAACGGGCTCTAGCAGAGAACTGCCTGGTACCGGACATGTGgacaaaatacacaacataTCTG gaTCGCCAGTTAAAGATGAAGGAACTGGTTCTCTCCACTCATGACCGTGGCGTCAGGAACTGTCCCTGGACCATGAGTCTGTGGAAGGGCTACGTGTTAGCGCTGGAGAGACACGGAGCAGACCACCACACTGTCTCAG ATGTTTTTGAGAAGGCACTGAATGCAGGCTTCATTCAAGCAACGGATTACGTGGAGATTTGGCAGGCGTTCCTCGACTATCTGAGGAGACGGGTGGATTTCAGCAAAG aatcaAGTAAAGAGTTAGAGGAGTTACGAGCGGCTTTTTCTCGATCTCTAGACTACATGAAACAAGATGTTGAAGAAA GGTTCGGTGAAAGTGGAGATCCTTCCTGTATCATAATGCAGATCTGGGCAAGGATAGAG GCCTTGCACTGCAAGAATATGCAAAAAGCCAGAGAACTGTGGGACAACATCATGACAAGAGGGAATGCTAAATTTGCCAACATGTGGCTTGAGTACTACAACCTGGAAAG GTCTTACGGCGACACTGTTCACTGTAGGAAGGCTCTCCACAGAGCAGTTCAGTGCACATCAGACTACCCAGAGCATGTTTGTGATGTTCTGATCACCTTTGAGAGGGTGGAAG GTTCTCTGGAAGACTGGGATGTAGCTGTGCAGAAAACGGAGACCCGGCTGAACAAGATAAATGAGCAGCGAGCAAAA GCAGCTGAGAAAGAAGCCAACTTGGCtcgtcaggaggaggagagagccGATCAGCGGCGAAAGGCAAAGTCAGACAAGAAAGCTCAGAAGAAGGTTCAGAAGGGAAGTCGAGCTGGGGAGAAGAGGAAGGCAGAGCCTGATGGTTATCACAACGACTGGAACGAGGAAACGA TTCCTAAAaggcagagaggagaagaagacatgGAAACTGAGACAGGACTCTTTGGGAGGAACACTCCACCCGCTGCTAAACACACGCAGCAGAGTTCTTTGGCCGCTGCCCAAAAGAAGGACAATGACAAGCCAGAACTCCGCAACGATACCAACAGCGTTTTCATCAGCAACCTGGCGTACACACTGGAGGACCCGGAGGCCAAGCTCAGGACGCTGTTTGAGACCTGCGGTCCCATCAAACAGATTCGGCCCGTCTACAGCAATAAAGGGAGCTTCAAAGGCTACGGCTATGTACAGTTTGAGTCACCTGTATCTGTCCCTGAAGGCCTGAAGCTGGACAGACGGGAGATCGAGGGCAGGCCCATGTTTGTGTCACCTTGTgtggacaaaaacagaaatcctGACTTCAAG GTGTTTAAGTACAACACATCCGTGGAGAAACAGAAGATCTTCATCTCTGGGCTGCCGTTCTCATGCACTAAAGAGCAACTGGAAGAAATCTGCAGAAGTCACGGCGCCTTGAAAGATGTTCGTCTAGTTACGTATCGCTCAGGAAAACCCAAG GGTCTGGCATATGTTGAGTTTGCAAATGAAGCTCAAGCTTCTCAGGCAGTTCTGAAAATGAATAACATGGAAATTGATGGCAACAAAATCTCTGTCGCCATAAGTAACCCTCCCTCCAGGAATAAGCCGGGTTCCAGCAGGCCCACGTCCGACCCCGCGCCTCGCCAGGTCTATGGATC gagaggaagaggacggaCACAACTGTTACTTCCTCGTTCTCTGCATCGACAAAGTGGGCTTGCAGGCAAAGTGGAGAACGGAACAGCGGCGAAGCAAGTGGTCGGCGCGTCCGGACACGCAGCTGATTCCAAACCTCTGTCAAATTCAGATTTTGCCCGGATGCTTGTTAGTAAGTGA
- the iscua gene encoding iron-sulfur cluster assembly enzyme ISCU — MAGVFLRSSASSLLTRRLFRSQPNAFRSYHKKVVDHYENPRNVGSFDKTSQNIGTGLVGAPACGDVMKLQIQVDENGKIVDARFKTFGCGSAIASSSLATEWVKGKTVDEALKIKNTDIAKELCLPPVKLHCSMLAEDAIKAALLDYRLKQQKKEE, encoded by the exons ATGGCGGGTGTGTTTTTACGGAGCTCTGCGTCGTCGTTACTGACCAGAAGGTTATTTAGGTCACAACCGAATGCGTTTCGGTCTTATCACAAAAAG GTTGTTGACCACTACGAAAACCCAAGAAATGTGGGGTCTTTTGACAAAACCTCCCAAAATATTGGGACTGGACTGGTGGGTGCACCTGCGTGTGGTGACGTGATGAAGCTTCAG ATCCAGGTTGACGAAAATGGCAAGATTGTCGATGCAAGATTCAAGACATTTGGCTGCGGATCAGCCATTGCCTCCAGTTCTCTGGCCACAGAGTGGGTGAAGGGGAAGACG GTTGATGAAGCTCTGAAAATCAAGAACACAGACATTGCCAAAGAACTCTGCCTTCCACCAGTCAAGCTTCACTGTTCTA TGCTTGCAGAGGACGCCATAAAAGCAGCGCTGTTAGACTACAGActgaaacaacagaagaagGAGGAGTAA
- the ficd gene encoding protein adenylyltransferase FICD — protein sequence MTVVTAWRYTSGRVLGGWVPMLCVLLGSLVALLMPLVGVENECCAHLRGIALLRCQLWGGPQQPPAVQSTGLTVPFTGLDLLPQRTKPSKEMKLEAKAALLQAQEMKKLGKREKAHKLLVHALSMNPDFVEALTELGTILEEKDVVQADHLYTKALSISPCNERALVSRDRTLPLVEEIDQRYFSIIDSKVRRLMSIPKGNSALRRVMEETYYHHIYHTVAIEGSTLTLSEIRHIIETRYAVPGKSLQEQNEAIGVDAAMKYINTTLLSRTGTISINDILEIHRRVLGYVDPVEGGRLRTNQVFVGHHIPPHPQDLQKHMQELVQWLNSDEALQLHPVEYAALAHYKLVYVHPFVDGNGRTSRLLMNLVLMQARYPPITIRKEQRSEYYAALDTANEGDVRPFIRFIAKCTEMTLDTLLISTAEHAVGLPAAGQDHTCLDCKQTISIHN from the exons ATGACTGTTGTGACAGCGTGGCGTTACACCAGCGGACGTGTCCTCGGCGGATGGGTCCCGATGTTGTGTGTCCTCCTCGGTTCTCTGGTGGCCCTTCTGATGCCCCTGGTGGGGGTGGAGAACGAATGCTGCGCCCATCTGAGGGGTATCGCGCTGCTCCGCTGCCAGCTGTGGGGGGGGCCCCAGCAGCCTCCAGCCGTTCAGTCCACCGGCCTCACGGTCCCCTTCACCGGCCTGGATCTGCTGCCTCAGAGGACCAAACCTAGCAAAG AGATGAAGCTGGAAGCCAAAGCGGCCCTGCTGCAGGCTCAGGAGATGAAGAAACTAGGAAAGAGGGAGAAGGCTCACAAGCTGCTGGTGCACGCCCTCAGCATGAATCCGGACTTTGTGGAGGCCCTGACGGAGCTGGGGACCATTCTGGAGGAGAAGGACGTCGTCCAGGCGGACCACCTCTACACCAAAGCCTTGTCCATCTCGCCCTGTAATGAGAGAGCTCTGGTCAGCCGAGACCGAACCCTCCCTTTAGTGGAAGAGATTGACCAGCGCTACTTTAGCATCATTGATAGTAAAGTGCGCAGGCTAATGTCCATTCCTAAAGGTAACTCTGCACTCCGCAGGGTGATGGAGGAAACATACTACCACCACATCTACCATACTGTAGCTATTGAAGGTAGCACGCTCACTCTGTCTGAGATCCGTCACATCATTGAGACACGTTATGCCGTCCCCGGGAAAAGTCTGCAGGAGCAGAACGAGGCCATTGGTGTGGATGCAGCCATGAAGTACATCAATACCACCTTGTTATCCAGAACGGGAACAATCAGCATCAATGACATCCTTGAAATTCACCGGCGGGTGCTGGGCTATGTCGATCCCGTGGAAGGAGGGAGGCTACGCACCAACCAGGTGTTTGTTGGCCACCACATTCCCCCACACCCCCAGGACTTGCAGAAACACATGCAGGAACTGGTTCAGTGGCTGAACTCCGACGAAGCCCTGCAGCTGCATCCTGTGGAGTATGCAGCTCTCGCCCACTACAAACTTGTGTACGTGCACCCATTCGTAGACGGCAATGGACGCACGTCGCGTCTGCTCATGAACCTGGTGCTCATGCAGGCGCGTTACCCCCCCATCACCATTCGCAAAGAGCAGAGGTCCGAATATTACGCGGCTCTAGACACGGCGAATGAGGGAGATGTAAGGCCTTTCATTCGCTTCATTGCCAAATGCACAGAGATGACACTGGACACGTTGTTGATTTCTACAGCGGAGCACGCTGTTGGGCTGCCAGCGGCTGGTCAAGACCACACCTGTCTGGACTGCAAACAGACCATCTCCATCCACAATTGA
- the tmem119a gene encoding uncharacterized protein tmem119a, with product MKSCWVSLITCVTLFSLWCTISHATPMFYNMSMDGSGDEAELELLFPTSFSTRAPVPVTAATGAPILINSISTTMIRLKDFVLTRVVDFLQENLLIIIVVTSLLIVMVFIICCASAMSHKRKLEAYKAPQAPPKKYMADKTGGRKNSSDLQERPYAVDHVKRVHTQTMSSPKNLRQPSKALVGERGRDVRSSPRQEVRKVREAEVVEKRREEPKLKEQVKHRETVQQSPSASSSHPVCTCHLRNPHN from the coding sequence ATGAAGTCCTGCTGGGTTTCTCTCATCACCTGTGTGACCCTGTTCTCACTGTGGTGTACTATAAGCCATGCCACTCCGATGTTCTACAACATGTCCATGGATGGCAGCGGAGATGAAGCAGAGCTGGAACTTCTTTTCCCAACTTCTTTCTCCACTCGAGCTCCTGTTCCTGTCACCGCTGCTACCGGAGCTCCTATTCTCATCAACTCTATCAGCACCACCATGATCCGTCTGAAAGACTTTGTGCTGACCCGAGTGGTGGATTTCCTGCAGGAGAATTTGCTCATCATCATCGTTGTGACGTCTCTTCTCATCGTCATGGTCTTCATCATCTGCTGTGCCTCTGCCATGAGTCATAAACGCAAACTGGAGGCCTATAAAGCGCCCCAAGCTCCACCAAAGAAGTACATGGCTGACAAAACAGGAGGACGCAAGAATTCTAGCGATCTCCAAGAGAGGCCGTACGCCGTGGACCACGTGAAGAGGGTTCATACTCAGACCATGTCCTCCCCCAAGAACCTGCGCCAACCCTCCAAGGCGCTGGTaggggagagggggagagatgTCCGGTCCTCACCTCGCCAGGAGGTCAGAAAGGTCAGGGAGGCAGAGGTAGTGGAGAAACGAAGAGAGGAGCCCAAACTTAAAGAGCAGGTGAAGCACAGGGAGACGGTTCAACAAAGCCCCAGCGCCAGCTCCAGCCATCCGGTCTGCACCTGCCATTTGAGAAACCCCCATAACTAG